The following proteins come from a genomic window of Populus alba chromosome 12, ASM523922v2, whole genome shotgun sequence:
- the LOC118044311 gene encoding transmembrane 9 superfamily member 2 isoform X1 has product MAEKILPATLFVSVLLVLSVDQASSDESDHRYRQGDQVPFYVNKVGPFYNPSETYRYFDLPYCLPVNAKEKRLSLGEVLNGDRLVIWPFPVEFLRERKSVPVCKKKLSKDDVAKFRAAVDEDYYYQMYVDDLPIWGFLGRVDKRQQRYCLFNHIHLNIYYNKDRVIEITSGLDTKTMVELTEDKEVDVEFLYTVEWKETDVPFEKRMAKYSQSSSLPRHLGIHWNSVTNSCMAVLLLAGFLAAILRILNNDSVKYANDEELAEDQEETGWKCIHGDVFRFPKHKSLLAACLGSGTQLLTLTVFIFMLALVGVFYPYNRGALLTALVVLYALTSGVAGYTATSFYCQLGGTNWVRNLLLTGCLFCGPLLLIFCFLNAVAVAYTATAALPPGTIVVIALIWTLVSSPLLVLGGIIGKNSKAEFQAPCRTAENAREIPPLRWYRQTVPQMAIAGLLPFILIHTELYYIFASVWDRRIYTIYGILFIIFITLLIVTALITATLTHLQLAAEDHRWWWRSFLCGGSTGLFIYAYCFYYYYALTEMSGFMQTSFMFGYMACISFGCFLMLGTVGYLAALRFVRHVYGSIKCE; this is encoded by the exons ATGGCGGAGAAGATATTACCGGCGACTTTGTTCGTCTCCGTTTTGTTAGTCTTGAGTGTGGACCAGGCTAGTTCAGATGAATCAGATCATCGGTACAGACAAGGAGACCAGGTTCCCTTCTATGTTAACAAAGTCGGACCCTTTTACAATCCTAG cGAAACCTACCGTTATTTTGATCTTCCGTATTGTTTGCCAG TTAATGCGAAGGAGAAAAGGCTGTCTCTAGGTGAAGTACTGAATGGTGATCGTTTGGTAATTTGGCCTTTCCCTGTTGAATTTCTACGTGAAAGAAAATCTGTACCTGTTTGCAAGAAGAAGTTATCAAAGGATGATGTTGCCAAGTTTCGAGCTGCTGTTGATGAGGACTATTATTATCAAATGTATGTTGATGACTTACCCATCTGGGGGTTCTTGGGGAGGGTTGATAAGAGGCAACAAAGATATTGCCTGTTCAATCATAtccatttaaatatttattacaataaGGATCGTGTGATTGAGATTACGTCTGGCCTTGATACGAAAACGATGGTGGAACTTACAGAGGATAAAGAGGTAGATGTGGAGTTTCTGTATACAGTGGAGTGGAAGGAAACAGATGTCCCTTTTGAGAAGAGGATGGCTAAGTACTCTCAGTCATCTTCGTTGCCCCGTCATTTAGGGATCCATTGGAATTCCGTTACAAATTCATGCATGGCAGTTCTTCTTCTTGCTGGATTTCTTGCCGCAATCTTGCGAATCCTTAACAATGACTCTGTCAA ATATGCTAATGACGAGGAATTAGCCGAAGATCAGGAAGAGACTGGTTGGAAATGCATTCATGGAGATGTATTTAGGTTTCCCAAGCACAAGTCTCTGTTGGCAGCCTGCCTCGGTTCCGGAACCCAGCTATTGACTCT CACGGTCTTCATTTTTATGTTGGCACTGGTAGGAGTGTTTTATCCATACAACCGGGGGGCTTTACTCACCGCATTGGTTGTCTTATATGCTCTCACATCAGGAGTTGCAGGATACACAGCAACCTCATTTTACTGTCAGCTTGGAGGAACAAACTGG GTTAGAAATCTATTGTTGACAGGATGTCTCTTCTGTGGACCTCTCTTGCTCATATTTTGCTTCCTGAATGCTGTTGCAGTTGCTTATACTGCCACTGCAGCTCTTCCTCCTGGCACGATTGTTGTGATAGCTCTTATATGGACACTCGTATCATCTCCTTTGCTCGTTTTAGGTGGAATTATTGGGAAGAACAGCAAGGCTGAGTTCCAAGCTCCTTGTCGCACCGCCGAAAATGCCAGAGAGATTCCACCATTGCGATGGTATCGGCAAACAGTTCCTCAGATGGCAATTGCGGGATTGCTGCCATTCATTCTTATACACACCGAACTTTACTACATCTTTGCTAGTGTGTGGGATCGCAGGATTTATACCATTTACGGCATCTTGTTCATCATCTTTATTACTCTTCTGATAGTCACTGCTTTAATTACGGCCACATTGACCCATTTACAACTTGCTGCTGAGGACCACAGATGGTGGTGGAG GTCCTTTCTCTGTGGCGGATCAACTGGCTTATTTATATATGCCTACtgcttttattactactacgcGCTCACAGAAATGTCTGGTTTCATGCAAACCTCCTTCATGTTTGGGTACATGGCTTGCATCTCTTTTGGGTGCTTCCTTATGCTGGGCACTGTAGGTTATCTTGCAGCCTTGCGTTTTGTCCGGCATGTATATGGTTCAATCAAGTGTGAGTAG
- the LOC118044311 gene encoding transmembrane 9 superfamily member 2 isoform X2, whose product MNQIIGTDKETRFPSMLTKSDPFTILVNAKEKRLSLGEVLNGDRLVIWPFPVEFLRERKSVPVCKKKLSKDDVAKFRAAVDEDYYYQMYVDDLPIWGFLGRVDKRQQRYCLFNHIHLNIYYNKDRVIEITSGLDTKTMVELTEDKEVDVEFLYTVEWKETDVPFEKRMAKYSQSSSLPRHLGIHWNSVTNSCMAVLLLAGFLAAILRILNNDSVKYANDEELAEDQEETGWKCIHGDVFRFPKHKSLLAACLGSGTQLLTLTVFIFMLALVGVFYPYNRGALLTALVVLYALTSGVAGYTATSFYCQLGGTNWVRNLLLTGCLFCGPLLLIFCFLNAVAVAYTATAALPPGTIVVIALIWTLVSSPLLVLGGIIGKNSKAEFQAPCRTAENAREIPPLRWYRQTVPQMAIAGLLPFILIHTELYYIFASVWDRRIYTIYGILFIIFITLLIVTALITATLTHLQLAAEDHRWWWRSFLCGGSTGLFIYAYCFYYYYALTEMSGFMQTSFMFGYMACISFGCFLMLGTVGYLAALRFVRHVYGSIKCE is encoded by the exons ATGAATCAGATCATCGGTACAGACAAGGAGACCAGGTTCCCTTCTATGTTAACAAAGTCGGACCCTTTTACAATCCTAG TTAATGCGAAGGAGAAAAGGCTGTCTCTAGGTGAAGTACTGAATGGTGATCGTTTGGTAATTTGGCCTTTCCCTGTTGAATTTCTACGTGAAAGAAAATCTGTACCTGTTTGCAAGAAGAAGTTATCAAAGGATGATGTTGCCAAGTTTCGAGCTGCTGTTGATGAGGACTATTATTATCAAATGTATGTTGATGACTTACCCATCTGGGGGTTCTTGGGGAGGGTTGATAAGAGGCAACAAAGATATTGCCTGTTCAATCATAtccatttaaatatttattacaataaGGATCGTGTGATTGAGATTACGTCTGGCCTTGATACGAAAACGATGGTGGAACTTACAGAGGATAAAGAGGTAGATGTGGAGTTTCTGTATACAGTGGAGTGGAAGGAAACAGATGTCCCTTTTGAGAAGAGGATGGCTAAGTACTCTCAGTCATCTTCGTTGCCCCGTCATTTAGGGATCCATTGGAATTCCGTTACAAATTCATGCATGGCAGTTCTTCTTCTTGCTGGATTTCTTGCCGCAATCTTGCGAATCCTTAACAATGACTCTGTCAA ATATGCTAATGACGAGGAATTAGCCGAAGATCAGGAAGAGACTGGTTGGAAATGCATTCATGGAGATGTATTTAGGTTTCCCAAGCACAAGTCTCTGTTGGCAGCCTGCCTCGGTTCCGGAACCCAGCTATTGACTCT CACGGTCTTCATTTTTATGTTGGCACTGGTAGGAGTGTTTTATCCATACAACCGGGGGGCTTTACTCACCGCATTGGTTGTCTTATATGCTCTCACATCAGGAGTTGCAGGATACACAGCAACCTCATTTTACTGTCAGCTTGGAGGAACAAACTGG GTTAGAAATCTATTGTTGACAGGATGTCTCTTCTGTGGACCTCTCTTGCTCATATTTTGCTTCCTGAATGCTGTTGCAGTTGCTTATACTGCCACTGCAGCTCTTCCTCCTGGCACGATTGTTGTGATAGCTCTTATATGGACACTCGTATCATCTCCTTTGCTCGTTTTAGGTGGAATTATTGGGAAGAACAGCAAGGCTGAGTTCCAAGCTCCTTGTCGCACCGCCGAAAATGCCAGAGAGATTCCACCATTGCGATGGTATCGGCAAACAGTTCCTCAGATGGCAATTGCGGGATTGCTGCCATTCATTCTTATACACACCGAACTTTACTACATCTTTGCTAGTGTGTGGGATCGCAGGATTTATACCATTTACGGCATCTTGTTCATCATCTTTATTACTCTTCTGATAGTCACTGCTTTAATTACGGCCACATTGACCCATTTACAACTTGCTGCTGAGGACCACAGATGGTGGTGGAG GTCCTTTCTCTGTGGCGGATCAACTGGCTTATTTATATATGCCTACtgcttttattactactacgcGCTCACAGAAATGTCTGGTTTCATGCAAACCTCCTTCATGTTTGGGTACATGGCTTGCATCTCTTTTGGGTGCTTCCTTATGCTGGGCACTGTAGGTTATCTTGCAGCCTTGCGTTTTGTCCGGCATGTATATGGTTCAATCAAGTGTGAGTAG
- the LOC118044306 gene encoding UV-B-induced protein At3g17800, chloroplastic isoform X1, with the protein MEAATTTFIGSSFGISRPAKSVARSAFLATNGQDFVRFPHKHYSSVSYSKPSHRRVAYGSKRCMGVRASLSSSSDSSGSIASIAPLQLESPVGQFLSQILISHPHLVPAAVEQQLEQLQTDRDAEKQKEEPSATSTDLVLYRKIAEVKAIERRKTLEEILYALVVQKFMDANVSLISTMASSSTDPSGGVDTRPSQDEKLERLHSPEAYDMIQNHLALILGNRMGDSTAVVQINKLRAGQVYAASVMYGYFLKRVDQRFQLEKTMKILPNAVDEGETDIHKVVSSHPEAFSDGISHGGFGHGLKASRLRNYVMSFDGETLQRYATIRSKEAVSLIEKHTEALFGRPEIVIALQGTIDSSKDELVKISFGGLKRLVLEAVTFGSFLWDVESYVDSRYHFVLN; encoded by the exons ATGGAAGCAGCTACAACAACTTTTATTGGATCTTCATTTGGGATCTCTAGACCTGCAAAATCTGTTGCTAGATCGGCTTTTTTAGCTACCAATGGGCAAGATTTTGTGCGTTTTCCTCATAAG CATTATTCTTCAGTTTCATACTCGAAGCCAAGTCATAGGAGAGTGGCATATGGAAGCAAGAGATGTATGGGAGTGAGAGCATCATTGTCATCGTCTTCAGATTCATCGGGATCAATTGCATCAATTGCTCCACTTCAGCTTGAATCTCCAGTAGGGCAGTTCTTATCTCAGATTTTGATTAGTCACCCGCATCTTGTGCCAGCAGCAGTGGAGCAGCAACTTGAGCAACTTCAAACTGATCGTGATGCTGAGAAACAGAAGGAAGAGCCTTCTGCCACTAGCACTGATTTGGTATTATATAG GAAAATTGCTGAGGTGAAAGCTATTGAGAGGAGAAAAACTCTAGAAGAGATTTTGTATGCATTGGTTGTGCAGAAGTTCATGGATGCCAATGTTTCTTTGATATCCACCATGGCCTCCTCTTCCACAGATCCATCTGGTGGAGTGGACACTCGGCCAAGCCAAGATGAGAAGCTTGAGCGACTCCACTCTCCTGAAGCCTATGATATGATTCAGAACCATCTAGCTCTCATTTTGGGAAATCGGATGGGAGATTCTACTGCTGTTgttcagataaacaaactcaGGGCTGGACAGGTCTATGCAGCTTCTGTGATGTATGGATACTTCCTAAAGCGAGTTGATCAAAGGTTTCAGCTTGAGAAGACAATGAAAATCCTCCCAAATGCTGTGGATGAGGGAGAAACAGATATTCATAAAGTTGTGTCTTCCCATCCAGAAGCCTTTTCTGATGGTATCAGTCATGGTGGATTTGGACATGGATTAAAGGCTTCCCGATTGCGGAATTATGTGATGTCTTTTGATGGGGAAACACTTCAGAGGTATGCAACAATAAGATCAAAAGAGGCTGTTAGCCTTATTGAGAAGCACACTGAGGCCTTGTTTGGAAGACCTGAGATTGTCATAGCACTTCAAGGGACTATTGATTCTTCCAAGGATGAACTAGTCAAGATCAGCTTTGGTGGTTTGAAAAGACTTGTTCTGGAAGCTGTAACTTTTGGTTCTTTCCTCTGGGATGTAGAGAGCTATGTGGATTCAAGGTATCACTTTGTTCTGAATTGA
- the LOC118044306 gene encoding UV-B-induced protein At3g17800, chloroplastic isoform X2 has protein sequence MEAATTTFIGSSFGISRPAKSVARSAFLATNGQDFHYSSVSYSKPSHRRVAYGSKRCMGVRASLSSSSDSSGSIASIAPLQLESPVGQFLSQILISHPHLVPAAVEQQLEQLQTDRDAEKQKEEPSATSTDLVLYRKIAEVKAIERRKTLEEILYALVVQKFMDANVSLISTMASSSTDPSGGVDTRPSQDEKLERLHSPEAYDMIQNHLALILGNRMGDSTAVVQINKLRAGQVYAASVMYGYFLKRVDQRFQLEKTMKILPNAVDEGETDIHKVVSSHPEAFSDGISHGGFGHGLKASRLRNYVMSFDGETLQRYATIRSKEAVSLIEKHTEALFGRPEIVIALQGTIDSSKDELVKISFGGLKRLVLEAVTFGSFLWDVESYVDSRYHFVLN, from the exons ATGGAAGCAGCTACAACAACTTTTATTGGATCTTCATTTGGGATCTCTAGACCTGCAAAATCTGTTGCTAGATCGGCTTTTTTAGCTACCAATGGGCAAGATTTT CATTATTCTTCAGTTTCATACTCGAAGCCAAGTCATAGGAGAGTGGCATATGGAAGCAAGAGATGTATGGGAGTGAGAGCATCATTGTCATCGTCTTCAGATTCATCGGGATCAATTGCATCAATTGCTCCACTTCAGCTTGAATCTCCAGTAGGGCAGTTCTTATCTCAGATTTTGATTAGTCACCCGCATCTTGTGCCAGCAGCAGTGGAGCAGCAACTTGAGCAACTTCAAACTGATCGTGATGCTGAGAAACAGAAGGAAGAGCCTTCTGCCACTAGCACTGATTTGGTATTATATAG GAAAATTGCTGAGGTGAAAGCTATTGAGAGGAGAAAAACTCTAGAAGAGATTTTGTATGCATTGGTTGTGCAGAAGTTCATGGATGCCAATGTTTCTTTGATATCCACCATGGCCTCCTCTTCCACAGATCCATCTGGTGGAGTGGACACTCGGCCAAGCCAAGATGAGAAGCTTGAGCGACTCCACTCTCCTGAAGCCTATGATATGATTCAGAACCATCTAGCTCTCATTTTGGGAAATCGGATGGGAGATTCTACTGCTGTTgttcagataaacaaactcaGGGCTGGACAGGTCTATGCAGCTTCTGTGATGTATGGATACTTCCTAAAGCGAGTTGATCAAAGGTTTCAGCTTGAGAAGACAATGAAAATCCTCCCAAATGCTGTGGATGAGGGAGAAACAGATATTCATAAAGTTGTGTCTTCCCATCCAGAAGCCTTTTCTGATGGTATCAGTCATGGTGGATTTGGACATGGATTAAAGGCTTCCCGATTGCGGAATTATGTGATGTCTTTTGATGGGGAAACACTTCAGAGGTATGCAACAATAAGATCAAAAGAGGCTGTTAGCCTTATTGAGAAGCACACTGAGGCCTTGTTTGGAAGACCTGAGATTGTCATAGCACTTCAAGGGACTATTGATTCTTCCAAGGATGAACTAGTCAAGATCAGCTTTGGTGGTTTGAAAAGACTTGTTCTGGAAGCTGTAACTTTTGGTTCTTTCCTCTGGGATGTAGAGAGCTATGTGGATTCAAGGTATCACTTTGTTCTGAATTGA